CACGACGGCTGAGCTACGTGCGGTCATCGAGCGAAGGACCAGGCCCAGAACCACGCACAGAAGGTAGCCGGCCGCCACAAACAACCAGCCCGCGAGGAATCCTCCCGAATACTGCAGCAGCAGTCCCATGGCCAGCGGACCCGAGGCGAATCCAATATACATTCCCAGAGAGACCACACCGGATGCTGCCCCTACCCGGCCCGGCTCCACCTCCCGCATTGCTCCTGCCATTACCACCACATTCACCCCGAGCACCGTGGCCCCGTGGAGGGCCACTCCGGTCCACAGAAGTACGGGCATCCCTGTTTGCCCGGCGGCCAGCAGAAGCGCCGTCCCTCCGATGGCTCCCAGCGCCAGGATGAGCAGCAGCGACGCCACCGCGGTTCCGCCGGCAATCCGCCGGCCCCACAGCACCCTGGCCGCTACGCCAACCACTCCGGCAACCGCGGCAGCCGCTCCTGCCATCAGCAGTGAAAAGTCCAGCTCGCGCTGCGCAAACATCGGCAGGTAAACGTTGGTGGCCTGCATCCCGGCGCCCGAAAACAGGGCAAACCCGGCCAGCAGCCAGACCGTGGGCGGGAACGGGTCGCGCGGGCCGGAAGCGGCACCCGTCCTTGGCAGCGCCGGCGGTGCCGCAGGCAATTTGTTCCACGAATACATCAGGAGCACCGCCATGACGACGGCGGCTCCGGCGGCGGCTCCGCGCCAGCCGACCAGCAGCGCCGCAGCGGGGAAGAAGAGGCTGGAAAACAGCTGGCTAGCCTGCACACCGGACTGCTTGATCCCCAACCAGCCGGGACGCCGGACGGGGTCCACCTGGTGCGCAATCACCCTGTTGGTCGTGGGATTGGAAATCGCCTGTGCCGGTCCCGCCAAACCTACGGCAATCAAAAGCCACAAATAACTTCCGGACACAGCCATCAGCGTGAGTGCGAGAGCCGTGCCTCCGAAAATAAGGATGAGCTGGGCACGTCCGGAAATCCTGTCGCTAAGCCTGCCCAGGGACACGGAAGACAACGCCGCGCTGAGGAAACAAACCGTGGCCAGCAGCCCAAACTGCGCTTCGCTGATGCCCAGGTCGCCGATGATGAGCGTGCTCGTGGCGCTGATGCCGTAATTCATGACGGGCCCGGCACCCATTGCACACACCAGCACAAACAAAAGTCCGGGACCCGCTTTGTTGTTCACTTTCTGCCCTTCTCGCAACGACACAGTACATTCTGGCTCACCGGTGAACAACGCACTGACAAATAGCGGCTATCATCTGCTTAGGGCCGGTATAACCAGGCCTATTAGCTGGGGGAGTAGAAATGGGCGGGGAGTCTCAAACAGTGCCTTCTGTGCGGAAAAAATCCGCCATGCTTTTTCGTCGCGGGCGAACCATGCTCGTGCTGGTGGCCGTCTTTTGGCTGTGGCTGCTGCTGGGTAGCGCGAACTTCATAGCCGGCCTCTTTGATACCCCCTTTTACGCGATGCTGGCCCTGTACGGGCTGGGCGTGGTAACCCTTATTTCCCTGGGTGTGGCTGGAATGGCCATTTTCTACATGGTTGTCAACAAGCCTGCGCGTACAGAACTCCCCGCTGGCAGCTCCGCCCGTCCTGGTTTCTCGGAGCTTGCGCCCGTTATCCGCCTCGTTCCGCGCCGGGTTGCCGACCACAGCGCAGCCCTCACCAACAAAGCCGCTGCCAAGTGGCGGGATCTGGCTTCCTGACTTCCGGCTTTTAGAACTCCCGGCGTTCCGGTCCGGTCCCCGCCCCGGCCACCTGACGGAACCGGATCGAGCGGCACATCAAAATGTCAGTGCCGCACGACAGGCTTGTGCCATGACAGTCACCCACGCCCCCTACCGCCGCGAGCCGTACGTCCGTTTCCAGACGACGTCGTCGATCATAGACGGCAAGGCTTGCGCCTGGACCCGCGTCTCGGTGCTCCTGCACTGGATTGACGACCTCGGGCGCGCCCACAATCGCTGGGTGCCGGCTGAAAACGTCTGCCGCGTCGCCCGGGATGATTCATCGTGGCAGGACCCCTATGACGACTGGGCCTTCTACTATCCCGGCGCTGCCGCAGGTTCTTCTCCGGAGCGTTCTTCCCGGGAACTTCTGCCGACGGCCGCCTGAAGTCCTTCCGGGCCCCTTCCCTTGACATGGGCCGGAGCCCACCCGCTTATGGAGGTACGGGCGGTTCGGCCCACGGGAGCAACCATTGGAGCCGGTGAGTGGAGCAGAGCATGGAATTCAAGGGCATCATTGAAGCCGCCGGCGAGCTTGTGGACCTGGCCGGGGTAGCCGTCATCATTGTTGGTGCCGTCATCGCTACGGTGTCCGTGGTGCGCACCCTTCTGCGCCGTACGGGCCGGCCGGTCTATGAGGCGTACCGGCAGCAACTGGGCCGGTCCATTCTGCTGGGCCTGGAGCTGCTGGTTGCAGCGGACATCATCCGGACCGTGGCTGTAACTCCCACGTTTGAATCGCTCGGGGTGTTGGCTCTCATCGTCCTGATACGGACCTTCCTTAGCTACACCCTGCAACTGGAAGTCACCGGACGGCTGCCCTGGCAGCAGGTTCGCCCGGCCGAAGCGGCACCTCCGCCGGGGTAGCCGGCAGATCGGGGACGGGTATCCGGCACTTGCGGAACGGTCATCCGCGAGGCCTGTCTGTCAGGCGCGGCGGTCGTCCCGCACCGAGACCACGAGCAGAGCCGCGGTCAGCCCCAGCGTCAGTATGCCCACCGGGTTGGCCAGTGCGGCGGAGAAGCCTGCCGCTTCCGCTCCGACCAGCGCGGACATTACTGAACCGTCGCGCCCTGGTTCTCCGCCGACGTCGGGCACCAGGAAACCAAAGGCCCCGCCTGCCAGCCACAGCCCCAGCAGAAGAAAAGACGTGCGCAATGGTGCCCCGAAACGCGGCCGCCGGGCGGCAGCCACCGTGATGCGCGCTGCCGACAACAACATCAGGATGGCCATCAGCGGCCCAACAGTTGCCGCAAAGATCACTACCAGGTTCCCCTGGATGCCAAACAGCATCCGTCCTGCTGTGATCCACAAAGGAACTAGCAGAGCCATCGGGAGGCTTAACGCCGCCGCAACAGCAGAAAAAACGGCTGCGGGACGGACCTTGGACCGTGCCGGGGATGTGGTGCTCATGGTTTAAGGCTAGGCGAGGTTCACGGCTAAACATGTTTCCGGCCAGGCGCACGGGCAGCTCCCGGCCGTACTACTTGGGGACGGTACGGATCGCCCGCATGTCATCACAGGGGATGAGGTTATTTGTCCTGCCGGAACCCTATTCTGGAATGGCGTCCACCCCCAAATAAACGGCGCGACCCCGTTCATTGTTTGTTCTGACTCCGTTCATGATGAAAGAGCATGGTTTTCGTTATGCCTATCGAATACCTGATGTGGGCTCCTCT
This genomic interval from Arthrobacter sunyaminii contains the following:
- a CDS encoding DUF1622 domain-containing protein encodes the protein MEFKGIIEAAGELVDLAGVAVIIVGAVIATVSVVRTLLRRTGRPVYEAYRQQLGRSILLGLELLVAADIIRTVAVTPTFESLGVLALIVLIRTFLSYTLQLEVTGRLPWQQVRPAEAAPPPG
- a CDS encoding MFS transporter translates to MNNKAGPGLLFVLVCAMGAGPVMNYGISATSTLIIGDLGISEAQFGLLATVCFLSAALSSVSLGRLSDRISGRAQLILIFGGTALALTLMAVSGSYLWLLIAVGLAGPAQAISNPTTNRVIAHQVDPVRRPGWLGIKQSGVQASQLFSSLFFPAAALLVGWRGAAAGAAVVMAVLLMYSWNKLPAAPPALPRTGAASGPRDPFPPTVWLLAGFALFSGAGMQATNVYLPMFAQRELDFSLLMAGAAAAVAGVVGVAARVLWGRRIAGGTAVASLLLILALGAIGGTALLLAAGQTGMPVLLWTGVALHGATVLGVNVVVMAGAMREVEPGRVGAASGVVSLGMYIGFASGPLAMGLLLQYSGGFLAGWLFVAAGYLLCVVLGLVLRSMTARSSAVVER